One window of Solwaraspora sp. WMMA2056 genomic DNA carries:
- a CDS encoding helix-turn-helix transcriptional regulator, with amino-acid sequence MPKVVGPTIPRWQLGEELTRLRRAANLTEATVADKLGCSESKIKKVEAGYVGTNRAELLVMLDMYGVTDETARNDMIELQKRGKERGWWSKFGMVPQQFATFLSLESSATSIRVFEPLMVHGLLQTEDYTRAIVSTHLPNAPAEEVERQVQIRRARQERLFADPPQTWIILDEAVLHRRVGGTDVMRAQLTHILDTVKDAPWLTLQVVPYSHGSYPGELGAFTIFDFEEDIHSPVVYVEGQAGGLYLERDADLRRCNLAYNHITAAALSPPESAKLITALTRATG; translated from the coding sequence GTGCCCAAGGTCGTCGGTCCAACCATCCCGCGCTGGCAGCTCGGCGAGGAGCTCACCCGCCTGCGCCGCGCCGCAAACCTCACCGAGGCGACCGTCGCCGACAAACTCGGCTGCTCCGAGTCGAAGATCAAGAAGGTCGAGGCCGGCTACGTCGGCACCAACCGCGCCGAACTGCTGGTCATGCTCGACATGTACGGCGTCACCGACGAGACCGCCCGCAACGACATGATCGAGCTGCAGAAGCGCGGCAAGGAGCGCGGCTGGTGGTCCAAGTTCGGCATGGTGCCCCAGCAGTTCGCAACCTTCCTCAGCCTGGAGTCCTCGGCGACCAGCATCCGCGTCTTCGAGCCGCTGATGGTTCACGGGCTCCTGCAGACCGAGGACTACACCCGCGCCATCGTCTCGACGCATCTGCCGAACGCGCCCGCTGAGGAAGTTGAACGGCAGGTGCAGATCCGCCGCGCCCGCCAGGAACGGCTCTTCGCGGACCCGCCGCAGACCTGGATCATCCTCGACGAGGCGGTCCTGCACCGCCGGGTCGGCGGCACCGACGTGATGCGCGCCCAGCTCACCCACATCCTCGACACCGTCAAGGATGCTCCGTGGCTAACTCTCCAGGTCGTCCCGTACAGCCACGGCAGCTATCCCGGTGAGCTCGGCGCGTTCACGATCTTCGACTTCGAGGAGGACATCCACTCACCGGTCGTCTACGTGGAAGGCCAGGCCGGCGGCCTCTATCTTGAACGTGACGCGGACCTGCGCCGGTGTAACCTGGCGTACAACCACATCACGGCCGCCGCGCTCAGCCCGCCCGAGAGCGCCAAGCTGATCACCGCCCTGACCCGCGCCACGGGTTGA
- a CDS encoding GPP34 family phosphoprotein, producing the protein MPTYPLADDLFRMAHHRLHGRTLLHPRALRHGLAAALLAELFYPQWITVRHGRVAVGARIVPPDDLVHGLLAQISAAPTPQPVRTWVEVLSDTAVRQVTTRLARAGHVRREVTRRRLVGRDERWVPTDMNTAAWPTARLATALRARRRLDVTDQGLAALAWACGLDRHLLDGAPPHAYDDLRRLVDHGWPPIADLARQTRAALGRTVAAHRG; encoded by the coding sequence ATGCCCACGTACCCGCTGGCTGACGACCTGTTCCGGATGGCCCACCACCGGCTCCACGGCCGAACACTGCTGCACCCCCGGGCACTGCGCCACGGCCTGGCCGCCGCCCTGCTCGCCGAACTGTTCTACCCACAGTGGATCACCGTCCGGCACGGCCGGGTCGCCGTCGGGGCGAGGATCGTCCCACCGGACGATCTGGTGCACGGCCTGCTCGCCCAGATCAGCGCCGCACCGACCCCGCAACCGGTGCGGACCTGGGTGGAAGTGCTCAGCGACACCGCCGTACGGCAGGTCACCACCCGGCTGGCCCGCGCCGGCCACGTACGCCGGGAAGTGACCCGCCGGCGCCTCGTCGGCCGCGACGAACGGTGGGTGCCGACGGACATGAACACCGCCGCCTGGCCGACCGCCCGGCTGGCCACCGCACTACGCGCCCGGCGGCGTCTCGACGTCACCGACCAGGGCCTCGCCGCTCTCGCCTGGGCCTGCGGCCTCGACCGGCACCTCCTCGACGGCGCACCGCCGCACGCCTACGACGACCTGCGCCGCCTGGTCGACCACGGCTGGCCGCCGATCGCCGACCTGGCCCGGCAGACCCGCGCGGCGCTCGGCCGCACCGTCGCCGCCCACCGGGGCTGA
- a CDS encoding STM3941 family protein: MGEPATAFHRSFWRTLGWIVAGLALIAACLMMAVSGLDGLPHPLAVAYLLLGALGLALFSAGVLRLVWQLFQRRPIVLIGPWGVLDRRLSPRTIPWLSVASVRVTGVGRQRFLTLDLFPGAERAALSSRSARILLRVNRRTGYPGVHIGTVGLRCRVEDLAEAVLRHRNDVAPGGPPR; encoded by the coding sequence GTGGGCGAGCCGGCGACCGCGTTCCACCGGTCGTTCTGGCGCACCCTCGGCTGGATCGTCGCCGGGCTGGCGCTGATCGCGGCCTGCCTGATGATGGCGGTCAGCGGCCTCGACGGACTGCCGCATCCGCTCGCCGTGGCGTACCTGCTGCTCGGTGCCCTCGGCCTGGCCCTGTTCTCGGCCGGTGTGCTGCGCCTGGTCTGGCAGCTTTTCCAACGTCGGCCCATCGTGCTGATCGGCCCCTGGGGTGTGCTGGACCGTCGGCTGTCGCCCCGGACCATCCCGTGGCTGTCGGTCGCGTCGGTCCGGGTCACCGGCGTGGGCCGGCAACGGTTCCTGACCCTCGACCTGTTCCCCGGTGCGGAACGTGCGGCCCTGTCGAGCCGCTCGGCGCGAATCCTGCTGCGCGTCAACCGGCGGACCGGCTACCCCGGGGTGCACATCGGCACGGTCGGCCTGCGGTGCCGGGTCGAGGACCTGGCCGAGGCGGTGCTGCGACACCGCAATGACGTGGCACCGGGCGGGCCGCCGCGCTAA
- a CDS encoding GNAT family N-acetyltransferase, with amino-acid sequence MPELIAPTAELYASWLAAREEWGPGTHQDGSGLRPADDVDAAAGFATWVDRLRRQGDESLPAEEGRVHATHWWIVEQDSYLGAISLRHRLNDFLLRAGGHIGYGVRPSARGRGVATWALGAVLPLAAARGLDRVLITCADGNAASARVIERHGGVLEDVRDTELGRTRRYWITLSDQPAASGPVR; translated from the coding sequence GTGCCCGAGCTGATCGCACCCACCGCTGAGCTGTACGCGTCGTGGCTCGCCGCCCGCGAGGAGTGGGGCCCCGGCACCCATCAGGACGGCAGTGGGCTGCGGCCGGCCGACGACGTCGACGCGGCCGCCGGGTTCGCCACCTGGGTCGACCGGCTGCGCCGTCAGGGCGACGAGTCGCTGCCCGCCGAAGAAGGACGGGTGCACGCCACCCATTGGTGGATCGTCGAGCAGGACAGCTACCTCGGGGCGATCTCGCTGCGGCACCGGCTCAACGACTTCCTGCTGCGCGCGGGTGGGCACATCGGCTATGGCGTACGGCCGTCGGCCCGGGGCCGAGGGGTCGCGACCTGGGCGCTCGGCGCGGTGCTGCCGCTGGCCGCCGCCCGCGGCCTGGACCGGGTCCTGATCACCTGCGCTGACGGCAACGCCGCGTCGGCCCGGGTCATCGAACGCCACGGCGGCGTGCTGGAGGACGTACGGGACACCGAGCTCGGCCGTACCCGCCGCTACTGGATCACCCTGTCCGACCAGCCGGCAGCGTCGGGGCCGGTCCGGTGA
- a CDS encoding endonuclease V, with translation MTTPGTPRTEQEAIEIQRELARRVRVDQPMPVPPRFVAGVDVSAGHLIDLDQAAAITLCLTPSFRLPETTRRADRASREALRGQRGDLFRSR, from the coding sequence GTGACGACGCCGGGGACACCGCGTACCGAGCAGGAAGCGATCGAGATCCAGCGGGAGCTGGCCCGCCGGGTCCGGGTCGACCAGCCGATGCCCGTACCGCCGAGGTTCGTCGCCGGTGTCGACGTGTCGGCCGGGCATCTCATCGACCTCGACCAGGCGGCGGCGATCACCCTGTGTCTGACGCCCAGTTTCCGACTGCCGGAGACCACCCGGCGGGCCGACCGGGCCAGCCGGGAAGCCCTGCGGGGGCAGCGCGGCGACCTTTTCCGTAGCCGCTGA
- a CDS encoding GlcNAc-transferase family protein, producing the protein MSIFVSVAAYRDPELVPTVLDCLAKADRPDELRVVVNWQHLGDEDVSPLRADPRVTVLEFDARHSRGVCWARAEIQRSYVDSDWYLQVDSHTRFAPGWDTRLVAMAERTGAAKPILSCYPPAYDPNLEFVGAGEPTLIFLTGWTDDGLPRFGHFRIPGWREATTPIRARFVAAGFLFAAGTLVRDVPYDRHIYCQGEEINLATRAFTWGYDLFHPVEVLAWHYYVRPDRVRHWMDHGGPGDDHWYAWDRAGRRRVATLLRYPMVGGFGSGPVRSMAAYQEYAGIDFRTRTGTPDAMLGRVPGPTLSPPPPAR; encoded by the coding sequence GTGAGCATCTTCGTATCGGTCGCCGCGTACCGCGACCCGGAGCTTGTGCCGACGGTGCTGGACTGCCTCGCGAAGGCCGACCGCCCGGACGAGCTACGCGTCGTCGTGAACTGGCAGCACCTCGGCGACGAGGACGTGTCGCCGTTGCGCGCCGATCCCCGGGTGACCGTGCTCGAGTTCGACGCCCGACACAGCCGGGGCGTGTGCTGGGCGCGGGCCGAGATCCAGCGCAGCTACGTCGACTCCGACTGGTATCTGCAAGTGGACAGCCACACCCGCTTCGCACCCGGTTGGGACACCCGGCTGGTCGCGATGGCCGAGCGAACCGGGGCGGCCAAGCCGATCCTGTCCTGCTATCCACCAGCGTACGACCCGAACCTGGAGTTCGTCGGAGCCGGCGAACCGACACTCATCTTCCTGACCGGGTGGACCGACGACGGTCTACCACGCTTCGGTCACTTCCGCATTCCCGGCTGGCGGGAGGCGACGACCCCGATCCGGGCACGGTTCGTGGCGGCCGGGTTCCTCTTCGCTGCGGGTACACTCGTCCGCGACGTCCCGTACGACCGGCACATCTACTGCCAGGGCGAGGAGATCAACCTCGCCACCCGGGCCTTCACCTGGGGATATGACCTGTTCCACCCGGTCGAGGTGCTGGCGTGGCACTACTACGTCCGCCCCGACCGGGTACGGCACTGGATGGATCACGGCGGGCCGGGCGACGACCACTGGTACGCGTGGGACCGGGCCGGCCGCCGGCGGGTGGCGACCCTGCTGCGCTACCCGATGGTCGGAGGGTTCGGTTCGGGTCCGGTCCGCAGCATGGCTGCCTACCAGGAGTACGCGGGCATCGACTTCCGGACACGCACCGGCACCCCGGACGCGATGCTGGGCCGCGTTCCGGGCCCTACGCTGTCACCGCCACCACCAGCGCGGTGA